In Streptomyces violaceusniger Tu 4113, one DNA window encodes the following:
- a CDS encoding nucleotidyltransferase domain-containing protein → MTELTDAMFLDEVAERLAALPAVRAVTLGGSRAQGTHTPESDWDLAVYYRGGFDPADLRAIGWAGEVSEIGEWGGGVFNGGAWLTIDGRLVDIHYRDLEVVEHELAESRLGRFRWEPLMFHLAGIPSYLVVAELALNQVLRGALPRPEYPQALREAAPPVWRGRSALTLRYASAAYVGRGQATEVAGAVATAALQTAHAVLAARGEWATNEKRLLQRAGLRGIDTIVAGLRPEPAVLAEAVADAEALFAAAD, encoded by the coding sequence ATGACCGAGCTGACCGACGCCATGTTTCTCGACGAGGTCGCTGAGCGGCTCGCCGCCCTGCCCGCCGTACGCGCCGTCACCCTCGGGGGCTCGCGTGCGCAAGGCACCCACACCCCGGAGAGCGACTGGGACCTGGCCGTGTACTACCGGGGCGGCTTCGACCCGGCCGATCTGCGGGCCATCGGCTGGGCGGGCGAGGTCTCCGAGATCGGCGAGTGGGGCGGAGGTGTCTTCAACGGGGGCGCCTGGCTGACGATCGACGGACGGCTCGTGGACATCCACTACCGCGACCTCGAGGTGGTGGAACACGAACTCGCCGAGTCGCGGCTGGGCCGCTTCCGCTGGGAGCCGCTGATGTTCCACCTCGCGGGCATCCCCAGCTATCTGGTGGTGGCCGAACTCGCCCTCAACCAGGTGCTGCGGGGCGCCCTGCCGCGCCCCGAATACCCGCAGGCGCTGCGCGAGGCGGCGCCCCCGGTGTGGCGCGGGCGCTCGGCTCTGACACTGCGGTACGCCTCGGCCGCGTACGTCGGACGGGGCCAGGCCACCGAGGTGGCGGGGGCGGTGGCGACCGCCGCCCTGCAGACGGCGCACGCGGTGCTGGCGGCGCGCGGTGAGTGGGCCACCAATGAGAAACGCCTCCTCCAGCGGGCGGGCCTGCGCGGCATCGACACGATCGTGGCAGGGCTGCGGCCGGAGCCCGCCGTGCTTGCCGAGGCGGTCGCCGACGCGGAGGCGCTGTTCGCAGCCGCCGACTGA
- a CDS encoding response regulator, with translation MEVIIVDDQTIVRDGLVTICERLPDVEVVAAVGDGRQALAAVAEHSPDVVLMDLRMPHMDGIEATRHITMDHPGTHVVVLTTFIDDESINAALTAGALGYLTKEAGREDVDRALRAAARGQALLDPAVHARLVALARQQPAAGSGELPAGLTAREAEVLICMAKGLSNREIARSLFVSEATVKTHVNRVFAKTGSRDRGQAIAYAHRYGLG, from the coding sequence GTGGAGGTGATCATTGTGGACGACCAGACCATCGTCCGCGACGGGCTGGTCACCATCTGCGAGCGGCTGCCCGATGTCGAGGTGGTCGCCGCTGTCGGCGACGGTCGGCAGGCCCTGGCCGCGGTCGCCGAGCATTCCCCGGACGTGGTGCTGATGGACCTGCGCATGCCGCACATGGACGGCATCGAAGCCACGCGGCACATCACCATGGACCATCCCGGAACGCATGTCGTCGTGCTGACCACCTTCATCGACGACGAATCGATCAACGCGGCGCTCACCGCCGGAGCCCTGGGCTACCTCACCAAGGAAGCCGGGCGCGAGGACGTCGATCGGGCGCTGCGGGCGGCCGCCCGTGGGCAGGCCCTCCTGGACCCCGCCGTACACGCCCGACTCGTCGCACTCGCCCGGCAGCAGCCCGCCGCCGGATCGGGGGAACTGCCCGCCGGGCTGACCGCACGCGAGGCCGAAGTGCTCATCTGCATGGCCAAGGGCCTGTCCAACCGCGAGATCGCCCGATCGCTGTTCGTCAGCGAAGCCACCGTCAAAACGCACGTCAACCGCGTCTTCGCCAAGACCGGCAGCCGTGACCGCGGCCAGGCCATCGCCTACGCACACCGGTACGGACTGGGCTGA
- a CDS encoding sensor histidine kinase produces the protein MSTGDLRSAPGGPSVRPDGNEPTAEWAVGLLALGGLIYGAVRATHPGLDARGLVALVVTVGLGLGWIGWLVGLRRGRPTVGVCAVALVAVCGGIAGAWASFGAVVVGVAAMCAVMLVGLLPATALAGLGIAATAVALAIDGQDVAMLAAVGVAALLGLLLGVVRRQRRERLRSEAELAVARERGAVEHERAELFAERNRIAREVHDVLAHTLSALSVQITALDSIVEDGAGTDEVRAAIGRSRRLVVEGLDETRRAVRALREEPVALDEQLTALTTAEGADFRITGAVRPLPPAAGIALLRVAQEALTNTRKHAPGAAVTVTLAFGESSTRLTVTNEAAVRTGVDPAGELAETGGGFGLTGMRERVELLGGTLDAGPEDVGSKDAGPKAGGWSVEAEVPAWR, from the coding sequence ATGAGTACTGGTGATCTCCGGTCGGCCCCCGGCGGACCGTCCGTCCGGCCGGACGGCAACGAGCCGACCGCGGAATGGGCCGTGGGCCTGCTCGCCCTGGGCGGCTTGATCTACGGGGCGGTGCGGGCGACACATCCCGGCCTCGACGCCCGCGGCCTGGTCGCGCTGGTGGTCACCGTGGGCCTGGGCCTGGGCTGGATCGGCTGGCTGGTGGGCCTGCGGAGAGGCCGACCGACGGTCGGTGTGTGCGCGGTGGCCCTGGTGGCGGTCTGCGGCGGGATAGCGGGGGCGTGGGCCTCGTTCGGCGCGGTGGTCGTGGGGGTGGCCGCGATGTGCGCCGTCATGCTGGTGGGGCTGCTCCCCGCCACGGCCCTGGCCGGCCTCGGCATCGCGGCCACCGCCGTCGCCCTCGCCATCGACGGACAGGACGTCGCGATGCTCGCCGCCGTGGGGGTGGCCGCGCTGCTCGGCCTGCTGCTGGGCGTCGTACGCCGCCAGCGCCGGGAACGGCTGCGGTCCGAGGCGGAGCTGGCGGTGGCGCGGGAACGCGGCGCCGTCGAGCACGAGCGCGCGGAGCTGTTCGCCGAGCGCAACCGGATCGCCCGGGAGGTGCACGACGTGCTGGCCCACACGCTGTCGGCGCTGTCGGTGCAGATCACCGCTCTTGATTCCATCGTCGAGGACGGCGCCGGCACCGACGAGGTGCGGGCCGCGATCGGCCGGTCCCGTCGCCTTGTCGTGGAGGGCCTGGACGAGACCCGCCGGGCGGTGCGGGCGCTGCGCGAGGAGCCGGTCGCCCTCGACGAACAGCTCACCGCCCTCACCACGGCCGAAGGCGCCGACTTCCGGATCACCGGGGCCGTACGGCCGCTGCCGCCGGCGGCCGGAATAGCCCTGCTGCGGGTCGCCCAGGAAGCACTCACCAACACGCGCAAGCACGCACCGGGCGCCGCCGTCACGGTCACCCTGGCCTTCGGCGAATCGTCCACCCGTCTGACGGTCACCAATGAGGCGGCGGTACGAACTGGCGTCGATCCGGCCGGAGAGCTTGCCGAGACCGGCGGTGGCTTTGGCCTCACCGGCATGCGCGAGCGCGTGGAACTGCTCGGCGGCACACTCGACGCAGGTCCCGAAGACGTGGGTTCCAAGGACGCAGGTCCAAAAGCCGGTGGCTGGAGTGTGGAAGCGGAGGTCCCGGCGTGGAGGTGA
- a CDS encoding EamA family transporter — protein sequence MRPAPASRIATARSTGTAHRVSPTPADSDPVPGLDSVPGLDSGPGASPDPASDPDQQPTARRFAGVATMIGSGLSNQTGAAIGSHAFPVLGPVGVVAVRQYVAAIVLLAVGRPRLRSFTWWQWRPVVGLAVVFGTMNLSLYTAIDRIGLGLAVTLEFLGPLCIALATSRRRADACCALVAAAAVVTLMRPRPSADYLGMGLGLLAAVCWASYILLNRTVGRRVPGAQGSAVAAGLSALMFLPVGIAVAVHQPPTASAVAYAVTAGVLSSAVPYLADLFTLRRVPAQAFGLFMSVNPVLAALVGWVGLGQNLGWTEWTSIGAIVAANTLSILTRRG from the coding sequence ATGCGACCAGCTCCCGCGTCACGTATCGCCACCGCACGATCGACGGGAACCGCACACCGGGTCTCGCCGACCCCCGCCGACTCCGACCCGGTCCCCGGCCTGGATTCGGTCCCCGGCCTGGATTCGGGCCCGGGAGCGAGCCCGGACCCGGCCTCGGACCCCGATCAGCAGCCGACCGCGCGTCGGTTCGCCGGTGTGGCCACGATGATCGGCAGCGGGCTGTCCAACCAGACCGGCGCCGCGATCGGATCCCACGCCTTCCCTGTCCTCGGCCCGGTCGGGGTCGTCGCCGTCCGCCAGTACGTGGCCGCGATCGTCCTGCTGGCCGTCGGCAGGCCCCGGCTGCGGAGCTTCACCTGGTGGCAGTGGCGGCCGGTGGTGGGTCTTGCCGTGGTGTTCGGCACCATGAATCTCTCCCTGTACACCGCCATCGACCGCATCGGCCTCGGGCTGGCGGTGACCCTGGAGTTCCTCGGCCCGCTGTGCATCGCGCTGGCCACCTCACGGCGCCGGGCGGACGCGTGCTGCGCGCTGGTCGCGGCCGCCGCCGTGGTGACACTGATGCGTCCGCGGCCCTCGGCCGACTACCTGGGCATGGGGCTGGGGCTGCTGGCCGCCGTGTGCTGGGCGTCGTACATCCTGCTCAACCGCACCGTGGGCCGACGGGTCCCCGGCGCTCAGGGGTCGGCGGTGGCCGCGGGGCTCTCCGCCCTGATGTTCCTGCCGGTCGGGATCGCCGTCGCGGTCCATCAGCCGCCGACCGCGAGCGCCGTGGCGTACGCCGTCACCGCGGGCGTCCTCTCCTCGGCCGTGCCGTACCTCGCGGACCTGTTCACCCTGCGCCGCGTGCCCGCCCAGGCGTTCGGGCTCTTCATGAGCGTCAACCCCGTCCTCGCCGCCCTGGTCGGCTGGGTCGGCCTGGGGCAGAACCTGGGGTGGACGGAGTGGACGAGCATAGGCGCCATCGTCGCGGCCAACACACTGAGCATCCTCACCCGGCGCGGCTGA
- a CDS encoding LysR family transcriptional regulator — protein MDVELRQLRCLVAIVDEGTFTDAAIALGVSQAAVSRTLASLERALGTRLLRRTSREVTPTGTGLRVVAHARRVLAEVDGLIREAISGHAHLRIGYAWSALGRHTPAFQRRWAQAYPETDLHLVRVHSATAGLAEGVCDLAVVRRALDERRFDSAIVGLERRLCAVAADDPLARRRSVRLADLSGRTLLVDRRTGTTTAELWPPDSRPATEETHDVEDWLTVISAGRCVGMTAESTANQYPRPGIAYRPVRDAEPIAVRLAWWRDDPHPATQTAIELLTTLYRNG, from the coding sequence ATGGATGTGGAGCTGCGGCAACTGCGCTGCCTCGTGGCGATCGTCGACGAGGGCACCTTCACCGACGCCGCCATCGCGCTCGGCGTCTCCCAGGCGGCCGTCTCCCGGACCCTGGCCTCGCTCGAACGCGCCCTGGGGACACGGCTGTTGCGGCGTACCTCCCGCGAGGTGACCCCTACGGGCACCGGGCTGCGCGTGGTGGCACACGCCCGGCGGGTGCTGGCCGAGGTGGACGGCCTGATCCGGGAGGCCATATCGGGCCACGCCCATCTGCGGATCGGCTACGCCTGGTCCGCGCTCGGCCGCCACACCCCTGCCTTCCAGCGCCGCTGGGCCCAGGCGTACCCCGAGACGGATCTGCACCTCGTCCGTGTGCATTCCGCCACCGCCGGGCTGGCGGAGGGCGTCTGTGACCTGGCCGTCGTGCGCAGAGCCCTCGACGAGCGCCGCTTCGACTCCGCCATCGTCGGGCTGGAGCGGCGGCTGTGCGCCGTGGCCGCCGACGACCCCCTCGCCAGGCGCCGCTCGGTCCGGCTGGCCGACCTCAGCGGACGCACTCTGCTCGTCGACCGGCGGACCGGCACCACCACCGCGGAGCTGTGGCCGCCCGACTCCCGGCCGGCCACGGAGGAGACCCACGACGTGGAGGACTGGCTCACGGTGATCTCCGCGGGCCGCTGCGTCGGCATGACGGCGGAGTCCACCGCCAACCAGTACCCGAGGCCCGGAATCGCCTACCGGCCGGTCCGCGACGCCGAGCCGATCGCGGTACGCCTCGCCTGGTGGCGGGACGACCCGCACCCCGCCACCCAAACCGCGATCGAGCTGCTCACCACCCTCTACCGGAACGGCTGA
- a CDS encoding lantibiotic dehydratase, translating to MAVSSSGDSVSFRAAEVGMLRMPLLPHTMVEKTVAADVGLDPRDRRQAERYLTALTADERIREALAISSPSLDHALHTLFSGAPMKPAALRKLVLGATRYVLRAAGRPTPFGLMAGVAPVAFADEARVRVGDAHRGAVRPDGGWLLGLIRPWESDPEVLCKLRVVTNGLAFRRGGRWVLPFAPAPDESDVPTSRTEEVSVRGTPAVELALECAQRPRTAGEIVERLTAAYPAVGRPVVEGLLVGLVQQGFLLTELRPPLTRTDPLSYLRDVLTSLGESEKADTIARVAKLTEGCEAEPLGAGVSRWQAAMGELRSLYRHDRPLQVDVRMDAEVVLPREVLREAERAATALWRAAAKNESVRHLTEYHQAFMERYGTGQAVPLMDVLDPHTGLGPPASYEYPASERQLTPEAADRNAARDEVLTEWALSAIAAGQREIVLDDAALERLSGTVRRIPPVAAELCAHLTAPSPEDLERGEFSLVLSQTTGSATPGGMFGRFAYLLDDPEPVARLAREAAASACRPQAEPVLLDFQPMSGGAANVARVPAFWDRRLSAGCFPDTPPGVTVQGVADVALAADEQRLYVVDTATGQEIVPQSATVLNFAMAPAAVRLLREIPAMGRPVWSVWSWGALENAPHLPRVRYGRTILAAARWRLSEPALTDSTATDEVWGRALDAWRGRWNVPRQVSVGFSDRRVVLDLSAPLHRALLRRDLARGGELVVHETPEACGHGENWLCDDRGNPHRSELLIPVLPGHTAGTTARTADEAVPRPGSGTTGTVTLRPVGKDDRRHRSWFYGKLYTATAQQEEVLVDHLPRLLAALPNDGGRWFFIRYADPHPHLRLRFHGDPDLVWSRIAPTVLDWADDLHGQRLAGRMVVDTYEPETVRYGGPEAIDAAERFFHHDSLSVIEQLTRLASGADTTATGVLVAAHYVDLVRQVHGEDWPDWFLAMPRDDEHHPFFRKHRSTALGLLVEGALDVSSRAARAQALRDFPAASRRAVLASVLHMHHNRLAGVRRDAELRSLAVARGMAATERDRRRNHR from the coding sequence GTGGCCGTGTCTTCGTCCGGCGACAGCGTTTCGTTCCGTGCCGCTGAAGTCGGCATGCTCCGCATGCCGTTGTTGCCGCACACCATGGTCGAGAAGACCGTCGCGGCGGACGTGGGACTCGATCCTCGCGACAGACGGCAGGCCGAGCGCTACCTCACCGCGCTCACCGCCGACGAGCGGATCCGCGAGGCGCTCGCCATCTCCAGCCCATCGCTCGACCACGCCCTGCACACCCTGTTCAGCGGGGCGCCGATGAAACCGGCAGCCTTGCGCAAACTGGTGTTGGGGGCGACGCGCTACGTCCTGCGTGCGGCCGGCCGTCCCACCCCGTTCGGCCTGATGGCCGGTGTCGCGCCGGTTGCCTTCGCGGACGAGGCCCGGGTGCGGGTGGGCGACGCGCATCGTGGCGCGGTACGGCCGGACGGCGGCTGGCTGCTCGGGCTGATCCGGCCGTGGGAGAGCGATCCGGAGGTGCTGTGCAAGCTGCGCGTGGTCACCAACGGCCTGGCGTTCCGGCGCGGCGGGCGCTGGGTGCTCCCGTTCGCGCCCGCTCCCGACGAGAGCGATGTGCCGACCTCGCGCACCGAGGAGGTCTCCGTACGCGGTACTCCCGCGGTCGAGCTGGCGCTCGAGTGCGCGCAACGGCCCCGCACCGCCGGAGAGATCGTCGAGCGGTTGACGGCAGCGTACCCGGCGGTTGGAAGGCCGGTCGTGGAAGGGCTGCTCGTCGGCCTCGTACAGCAGGGTTTCCTGCTCACCGAGCTGCGTCCGCCACTGACCCGCACCGACCCGCTGTCCTATCTCCGCGACGTTCTGACGTCCCTCGGGGAGAGCGAGAAGGCCGACACCATCGCCCGGGTGGCGAAGCTGACGGAGGGCTGTGAGGCCGAACCACTCGGCGCGGGCGTGTCCCGTTGGCAGGCCGCGATGGGGGAGTTGCGGTCGCTGTACCGGCACGACCGGCCGCTACAGGTCGATGTACGGATGGACGCCGAGGTCGTGCTGCCGCGGGAGGTGCTGCGTGAGGCGGAGCGAGCCGCGACAGCGCTGTGGCGGGCGGCCGCAAAGAACGAGTCTGTACGGCACCTGACCGAGTATCACCAGGCGTTCATGGAACGGTACGGCACCGGTCAGGCGGTACCGCTGATGGACGTGCTGGACCCGCACACCGGGCTGGGCCCGCCGGCCAGTTATGAATATCCCGCCAGCGAACGGCAGTTGACGCCCGAGGCCGCCGACCGGAACGCGGCCCGCGACGAGGTGCTGACGGAGTGGGCACTGTCCGCGATCGCCGCGGGACAGCGGGAGATCGTCCTGGACGACGCCGCGCTGGAGCGGCTGTCCGGCACGGTGCGGCGGATACCGCCGGTCGCGGCGGAGCTGTGTGCCCACCTGACCGCGCCGTCTCCGGAGGATCTCGAGCGCGGGGAGTTCTCCCTCGTCCTGTCGCAGACGACCGGATCGGCCACGCCCGGCGGGATGTTCGGCCGGTTCGCGTATCTGCTCGACGACCCCGAGCCGGTGGCCCGACTGGCACGGGAAGCCGCCGCATCGGCGTGCCGTCCCCAGGCCGAGCCGGTTCTCCTGGACTTCCAGCCGATGTCGGGCGGGGCCGCGAACGTCGCCCGAGTGCCCGCGTTCTGGGACCGGCGGCTGTCGGCCGGATGTTTCCCGGACACCCCGCCCGGTGTGACCGTACAGGGCGTCGCCGACGTGGCCCTGGCCGCCGACGAGCAGCGGCTGTACGTGGTGGACACGGCTACCGGACAGGAGATCGTGCCGCAGTCCGCCACCGTGCTGAACTTCGCCATGGCACCGGCCGCCGTACGGCTGCTGCGTGAGATCCCCGCGATGGGCCGGCCTGTGTGGTCGGTATGGTCGTGGGGTGCGCTGGAGAACGCCCCCCACCTGCCCAGGGTCCGCTACGGCCGTACGATCCTGGCCGCCGCGCGCTGGAGGCTGTCCGAGCCCGCGCTGACCGACTCGACGGCCACCGACGAGGTGTGGGGCCGGGCGCTGGACGCGTGGCGCGGCCGCTGGAACGTTCCCCGGCAGGTGAGCGTGGGGTTTTCCGACCGCCGGGTGGTGCTCGACCTGTCGGCACCGCTGCATCGGGCCCTGCTCCGGCGCGATCTGGCACGTGGTGGCGAGCTGGTGGTGCACGAGACGCCCGAGGCCTGCGGGCATGGCGAGAACTGGCTGTGCGACGACCGTGGCAACCCGCACCGCAGCGAACTGCTCATCCCCGTCCTGCCCGGCCACACGGCCGGCACCACGGCGCGCACCGCCGACGAGGCAGTGCCCCGCCCGGGGAGCGGCACCACGGGCACCGTGACACTCCGGCCCGTCGGCAAGGACGACCGCCGCCACCGCTCCTGGTTCTACGGCAAGCTCTACACCGCCACCGCCCAGCAGGAGGAGGTGCTGGTCGACCATCTGCCGCGGCTGCTCGCGGCCCTGCCGAACGACGGCGGCCGGTGGTTCTTCATCCGGTACGCCGATCCCCATCCCCATCTGCGGCTGCGGTTCCACGGCGACCCGGACCTGGTGTGGTCGCGGATCGCGCCGACCGTCCTGGACTGGGCCGACGACCTGCACGGGCAGCGGCTGGCCGGGCGCATGGTGGTGGACACCTACGAGCCCGAGACCGTCCGTTACGGGGGCCCGGAGGCCATTGACGCGGCGGAGCGGTTCTTCCACCACGACAGCCTGAGCGTGATCGAGCAGCTGACCCGGCTGGCCTCCGGCGCCGACACCACTGCGACCGGCGTCCTCGTCGCCGCCCATTACGTGGACCTGGTGCGGCAGGTCCACGGGGAGGACTGGCCCGACTGGTTCCTCGCCATGCCGCGCGACGACGAGCACCACCCCTTCTTCCGTAAGCACCGGTCGACGGCGCTCGGCCTCCTCGTCGAGGGAGCCCTCGACGTGAGCAGCCGCGCCGCACGGGCACAGGCACTGCGTGACTTTCCCGCGGCGTCCCGGCGCGCCGTTCTGGCCAGCGTCCTTCACATGCACCACAACCGGCTGGCCGGTGTCCGGCGTGACGCGGAGCTGCGCTCGCTCGCGGTGGCCCGCGGCATGGCAGCCACCGAGCGGGACCGCAGGAGGAACCACCGATGA
- a CDS encoding lanthionine synthetase C family protein, producing the protein MNTTGSPSGAPHPATSMTVGMSREAVVAEIAGRAEAWTPPADLPIGLAGGSAGTALLFVELSRDDPALRPTAHARLAAAAKTIGSAPGSGGHGLYDGLAGLAFAIKAAVRAPGDYATVLTQLNAVVRDRLQHILDLEHARMADGTEPAPRERFDVINGASGLARYFLAEPADPEPVREVLRYLTALTEPIRRHGHTLPGWTATPWPSRETDGDQIDLGLGHGAAGPLALLSLCWTRGIRVPDQDTAILRIAEWLMSWRQSDDSGPYWPALFPAQEELAEHRAPRPPHRPSWCYGTPGVARAMQLAGAALGEEEWVRSATDAMHAVHRRPGGLTDLTDPGLCHGLAGLAYITRVIASDLQDPALTGHADALTERLRAGFAPDTAFGYPTVTHPAPYDAPTFLEGAAGVALALHRPDTPPHWDAALMLS; encoded by the coding sequence ATGAACACGACCGGCAGCCCGTCCGGGGCACCGCACCCGGCCACCTCGATGACCGTCGGTATGAGCCGAGAGGCCGTGGTCGCGGAGATCGCGGGGCGGGCCGAAGCGTGGACTCCACCGGCCGACCTGCCGATCGGGCTGGCGGGCGGTTCGGCCGGTACCGCCCTGCTGTTCGTCGAGCTCAGCAGGGACGATCCCGCGCTCAGGCCGACCGCTCACGCCCGGCTGGCCGCCGCGGCGAAGACGATCGGCTCCGCCCCGGGATCCGGGGGTCACGGCCTCTACGACGGCCTGGCGGGGCTGGCGTTCGCCATCAAGGCGGCCGTGCGCGCCCCCGGCGACTACGCCACCGTGCTGACCCAGCTGAACGCCGTCGTGCGCGACCGGCTCCAGCACATCCTCGACCTGGAACACGCCCGGATGGCGGACGGCACGGAGCCGGCGCCACGGGAGCGGTTCGACGTGATCAACGGCGCGAGTGGACTGGCCCGCTACTTCCTTGCCGAGCCGGCGGATCCGGAACCCGTCCGCGAGGTCCTGCGCTATCTCACCGCCCTGACCGAGCCGATCCGCCGCCACGGACACACGCTGCCCGGCTGGACCGCAACCCCCTGGCCGAGCCGGGAGACGGACGGCGACCAGATCGATCTGGGCCTGGGGCACGGCGCCGCGGGCCCGCTGGCCCTGCTGTCCCTGTGCTGGACCCGGGGCATCAGGGTGCCGGACCAGGACACCGCCATCCTGCGCATCGCCGAGTGGCTGATGAGTTGGCGGCAATCCGACGACAGCGGCCCCTACTGGCCCGCGCTGTTCCCGGCCCAGGAGGAACTCGCCGAACACCGTGCGCCGCGGCCCCCGCACCGCCCCAGCTGGTGCTACGGCACACCGGGCGTGGCACGGGCGATGCAGCTCGCCGGCGCCGCGCTGGGCGAGGAGGAGTGGGTGCGCTCGGCGACGGACGCCATGCACGCCGTCCACCGCCGCCCCGGCGGTCTCACCGACCTGACGGACCCGGGCCTGTGCCACGGCCTGGCCGGTCTTGCCTACATCACCCGCGTCATCGCCTCCGACCTCCAGGACCCGGCCCTGACCGGCCACGCGGACGCCCTCACCGAACGCCTGCGCGCGGGCTTCGCCCCGGACACGGCCTTCGGCTACCCCACTGTGACGCATCCGGCCCCCTATGACGCCCCCACGTTCCTGGAAGGCGCCGCGGGAGTGGCTCTCGCTCTCCACCGACCCGACACACCACCACACTGGGACGCGGCCCTCATGCTGTCCTGA
- a CDS encoding DUF1775 domain-containing protein, which translates to MNAHHLPSRPRPRRIGALAFATSALVLTTAAPALAHTEVSTSDSRALAKNVTLTFESEAEAEKAGFTEIRTVLPKGIGPGDVELKQAPKGWKLKRTDDGHTVGGPALALGENAEHSVVVRQLPDATSLAFKTVDTYEGGKVSRWIKVAPEGEPKPENPAPLLRVESAAAGGAPTASPSASPRPESEAPDSDGKSPSKAATSDDGSPWPAVGVIIGVCLVALAGGFVLFQQRRGSGTE; encoded by the coding sequence GTGAACGCACATCATCTGCCGTCCCGCCCGCGACCACGGCGGATCGGCGCCCTGGCCTTCGCCACGTCGGCACTCGTCCTCACCACGGCCGCCCCCGCCCTGGCCCACACCGAAGTGAGCACCTCCGACTCCCGCGCCCTGGCGAAGAACGTCACGCTGACGTTCGAGTCGGAGGCGGAGGCCGAGAAGGCCGGCTTCACCGAGATCCGGACCGTCCTGCCCAAGGGCATCGGCCCCGGCGACGTGGAACTGAAACAGGCCCCGAAGGGCTGGAAGTTGAAGCGCACCGATGACGGCCACACCGTCGGCGGCCCGGCGCTCGCGCTCGGCGAGAACGCCGAACACAGCGTCGTGGTGAGGCAGTTGCCCGATGCCACGTCGCTGGCCTTCAAGACCGTCGACACCTACGAAGGCGGCAAGGTGTCCCGCTGGATCAAGGTGGCCCCAGAGGGCGAGCCGAAGCCGGAGAATCCCGCCCCGCTGCTGAGGGTCGAGTCCGCGGCCGCCGGCGGCGCCCCGACCGCCTCGCCCTCGGCCTCCCCGCGGCCGGAGAGCGAGGCGCCGGACTCGGACGGCAAGTCGCCCTCGAAGGCAGCGACCTCGGACGACGGGTCCCCGTGGCCCGCCGTGGGAGTCATCATCGGCGTCTGTCTGGTCGCCCTGGCCGGAGGTTTCGTGCTGTTCCAGCAGCGGCGCGGCTCGGGCACCGAATGA
- a CDS encoding cytochrome P450 — translation MSETLPLPGTVKAERRCPYDPPENHRRLRDAGELGKLELPGGLVMWFLTKHDDIRAMLADSRFSGSRVPFPAMSPEIPAGFFFSMDPPDHTRYRRTLTAEFSVRGARELTGRIERLADQHLDAMEAMGTSADLVAAYANPVPAMVISEILGVPYTYHQKFDHEVRTLRETGGDDQAVGAMATAWWDEMRGFVRAKRAEPADDMISRMLHGEVEGGALTDEEVVGIAMTIIFAGHEPVENLIGLGMLALFEDPEQLTRLRENPDLLDDAVEEFLRYFPVNNFGTVRTATEDAVINGHPIAKGEMVAGLVSTANRDPERFADPDRLALDRPHASHLAFGHGVHQCLGQQLARVELKVLLQRLLARFPSLRLAVAPEEIRYRENTSFYGVHELPATWAAE, via the coding sequence GTGAGCGAGACCTTGCCCCTTCCCGGGACCGTGAAGGCCGAACGGCGTTGTCCGTACGACCCTCCGGAGAACCACCGCCGACTGCGGGACGCGGGTGAACTGGGCAAACTGGAGCTGCCCGGCGGCCTGGTGATGTGGTTTCTGACCAAGCACGACGACATCAGGGCCATGCTGGCGGACTCCCGGTTCAGCGGCTCCAGGGTGCCGTTCCCGGCGATGAGCCCGGAGATACCGGCGGGCTTCTTCTTCTCCATGGATCCGCCGGACCACACCCGCTACCGCCGCACGCTCACCGCCGAGTTCTCGGTACGCGGTGCGCGCGAACTGACCGGCCGGATCGAGCGGCTGGCCGACCAGCACCTCGACGCCATGGAGGCGATGGGCACGAGCGCCGATCTCGTGGCGGCCTATGCCAACCCGGTGCCCGCGATGGTGATCTCCGAAATTCTCGGAGTGCCGTACACCTACCACCAGAAGTTCGACCACGAGGTACGCACGCTCAGGGAGACCGGCGGCGACGACCAGGCCGTCGGCGCGATGGCGACCGCGTGGTGGGACGAGATGCGCGGATTCGTACGCGCCAAGCGGGCCGAGCCCGCGGACGACATGATCAGCAGGATGCTGCATGGCGAGGTCGAGGGCGGGGCGCTGACCGACGAGGAGGTGGTCGGCATCGCCATGACCATCATTTTCGCCGGTCATGAACCCGTGGAGAACCTGATCGGCCTCGGCATGCTGGCGCTGTTCGAGGACCCTGAGCAATTGACCCGGCTGCGTGAGAATCCCGACCTGCTCGACGACGCCGTAGAGGAGTTTCTCCGCTACTTCCCGGTCAACAACTTCGGCACCGTGCGCACCGCCACCGAGGACGCCGTGATCAACGGTCATCCCATCGCGAAGGGCGAGATGGTGGCCGGTCTGGTGTCCACCGCCAATCGGGACCCCGAGCGCTTCGCCGACCCCGACCGCCTCGCCCTCGACCGGCCGCACGCCTCCCATCTCGCGTTCGGACACGGTGTGCATCAGTGTCTGGGCCAGCAGTTGGCGAGGGTTGAACTGAAGGTGCTCCTGCAACGGTTGCTCGCCAGGTTCCCCAGCCTGCGTCTGGCGGTGGCCCCGGAGGAGATCCGGTACCGGGAGAACACCTCGTTCTACGGTGTCCACGAGCTGCCGGCGACCTGGGCGGCCGAGTAG